The following are from one region of the Scylla paramamosain isolate STU-SP2022 chromosome 23, ASM3559412v1, whole genome shotgun sequence genome:
- the LOC135111930 gene encoding uncharacterized protein LOC135111930, with amino-acid sequence MMVPNKCENEIIIGDLHQNTVREAFNTLMVVHDLHNHVTFPTHRSGSSLDPVVTDLPSDTIQCSSLDFVGTSDHVAVLTRISFKRPREECHTRTLWRWEKDRWVPHSTHQAKGSDQPWFGPECRAASDAKYHAWLAFKRHPTAWNRQRHREATNHMRATQGWASNQWVTDLKRKLRGSRVGSKCWWSLVKEQQGVSRGNTIPPLHRDDGTIAQSARDKANLLAKHFTDKIVLMSWLAHSLRYSTSAYGPAGGQVSGKWLVLCQYTRTMKKKTVAKNYRPVSLLPVLSKVLESIVASRVTEHLEKHHLLCGRQFGFRPGRSAADLHLLLTSEWSAALDAGKATAVVALNIEGAFEKVWHAGLLAKLRAAGVDGPLLLLFGDYLREKNLKVVIDGQESEQHAVRSGVPQGSCLGSLLWNICINDLLHLIPSVRDYADDLTLAQSYSPGEETDTADHMNVTLNRIVSWGSKWQVKFVPNKTQMSIISRSRTPLQLSLEGQAIRRQDEMDVLGVTYDSALTFRHHIERLAREASG; translated from the exons ATGATGGTACCAAATAAGTGTGAAAATGAGATAATTATTGGTGATTTACACCAAAACACAGTGCGCGAAGCATTTAACACACTCATGGTTGTGCACGACTTGCACAACCATGTCACCTTTCCCACCCACCGCTCTGGATCATCCCTCGATCCAGTCGTGACCGACCTTCCCTCCGATACCATACAGTGTTCTTCCCTAGACTTTGTAGGCACTTCGGACCATGTGGCAGTCCTCACAAGGATTAGTTTCAAGAGGCCGCGTGAGGAGTGCCACACTCGAACTCTGTGGAGGTGGGAGAAG GACCGCTGGGTGCCCCACTCCACACACCAAGCCAAGGGATCAGACCAACCCTGGTTTGGGCCAGAATGTCGAGCTGCCTCCGACGCAAAGTACCATGCCTGGCTCGCCTTTAAGAGGCATCCCACAGCCTGGAACAGACAGCGACACAGGGAGGCAACCAACCACATGAGGGCTACTCAAGGCTGGGCTTCTAACCAATGGGTGACAGATCTCAAGAGGAAGCTGCGGGGAAGCCGGGTGGGGTCCAAATGTTGGTGGAGTCTTGTTAAGGAGCAACAAGGTGTGTCTAGGGGGAacaccattcctcccctccaccgGGATGACGGTACAATAGCGCAGTCTGCCCGAGATAAAGCAAACCTCCTGGCCAAGCACTTCACTGATAAGAT TGTGCTGATGAGCTGGCTCGCCCACTCTCTACGATATTCAACCAGTGCTTACGGACCAGCAGGTGGCCAAGTATCTGGAAAGTGGCTAGTGTTGTGCCAGTAcacaagaacaatgaaaaaaaaaacagtggctAAAAACTATCGTCCGGTGTCCCTGCTGCCTGTGCTCAGCAAGGTGCTCGAGTCCATAGTGGCCTCAAGAGTCACAGAGCACCTTGAGAAGCACCACCTACTGTGTGGCCGGCAGTTTGGGTTCAGGCCGGGCAGATCGGCCGCTGACCTGCACCTGCTGCTCACCTCGGAGTGGAGTGCTGCTCTGGATGCAGGGAAGGCCACTGCAGTTGTTGCCCTTAACATTGAAGGGGCCTTTGAGAAGGTGTGGCATGCAGGTCTCCTTGCAAAGCTCCGTGCAGCAGGTGTGGATGGGCCcctcttgttgctgtttggtgaTTACTTGAGAGAGAAGAATCTCAAAGTGGTCATTGATGGCCAGGAGTCTGAACAGCATGCAGTAAGATcaggtgttcctcagggaaGCTGTCTCGGCTCCCTGCTCTGGAACATCTGCATAAACGACCTCCTGCACTTAATCCCCAGTGTACGAGATTATGCTGATGACCTCACGCTGGCTCAGAGCTACAGCCCAGGGGAGGAGACTGACACGGCCGACCACATGAACGTCACCCTGAACCGCATTGTGTCGTGGGGCAGCAAGTGGCAAGTAAAATTTGtcccaaacaaaacacaaatgtCAATCATCTCAAGGTCGAGGACGCCCCTCCAACTCAGCCTTGAGGGGCAAGCTATACGGCGGCAAGACGAGATGGATGTACTGGGGGTCACATATGACTCCGCGCTGACCTTCAGGCACCACATAGAGCGTCTAGCCAGGGAGGCCTCGGGTTAG